In Nitrospirota bacterium, a single genomic region encodes these proteins:
- a CDS encoding nuclear transport factor 2 family protein — translation MEAPRPPLPPFDATTAAQKVRMAEDAWNMRDPQRVALAYTPDSVWRNRAEFLAGREAIVQFLTGKWKKELDYRLIKELWAFNGNRIAVRFAYEWHDAAGRWFRSYGNENWEFDDQGYMRRRIASINDLPISEQERKYHWPLGRRPDDHPGLSDLGL, via the coding sequence ATGGAAGCCCCAAGACCACCATTGCCGCCATTCGACGCGACCACGGCTGCTCAAAAAGTTCGCATGGCCGAAGATGCCTGGAACATGCGTGACCCGCAGCGGGTTGCGCTGGCATACACGCCGGACAGTGTCTGGCGCAATCGCGCGGAGTTCCTGGCCGGCCGCGAAGCCATCGTGCAGTTCTTGACCGGAAAATGGAAGAAGGAGTTGGACTATCGTCTGATCAAAGAACTCTGGGCCTTCAACGGGAACCGCATCGCCGTCAGGTTCGCCTATGAATGGCATGACGCTGCCGGCAGATGGTTCCGGTCCTACGGTAACGAAAACTGGGAATTCGACGACCAGGGATATATGCGCCGTCGCATCGCCAGCATCAACGATTTGCCGATCAGCGAGCAGGAGCGCAAATATCACTGGCCGCTGGGCCGCCGCCCTGATGACCATCCGGGACTCTCCGACCTCGGCCTGTAG
- a CDS encoding DoxX family membrane protein, whose protein sequence is MNRLKHISRWLYGLFFIAAGANHFLHMPFYVSIMPPYLPWPVALVYISGVAEIGLGGLLLFERWSRLAAWGLIALLIAVFPANVHMAVHSELYPWASPLGLWLRLFLQGILIAWAYWFTRPQYAGA, encoded by the coding sequence ATGAATCGCCTCAAACACATTTCGCGCTGGCTGTATGGCCTGTTCTTTATCGCGGCCGGAGCGAACCATTTCCTTCACATGCCGTTCTATGTGAGCATCATGCCACCGTACCTGCCGTGGCCTGTGGCACTGGTGTACATCAGTGGTGTGGCGGAGATCGGGTTGGGAGGACTTCTGCTGTTCGAGCGGTGGTCGCGGTTGGCGGCATGGGGGCTGATCGCCTTGTTGATCGCGGTTTTTCCTGCGAATGTGCACATGGCCGTGCACTCTGAACTGTATCCCTGGGCCTCGCCGCTTGGTCTATGGCTCCGGCTGTTCCTTCAAGGCATATTGATTGCCTGGGCTTATTGGTTTACAAGGCCTCAATATGCGGGGGCGTAA
- a CDS encoding SHOCT domain-containing protein: MRTLESIALIVVLLMVGCATASPVQMADKSASDFEGAVYGGEVHFVSEDMPGSVKYRIFHQGALLFTSVQSVRGSATQRTEAFCARNGKVPQVITEQTSTPPHILGNFPRIELVFVCVNDPKTAPASVSKDVMYERLKTLKSLLDSGTITQQEFDVEKKTILSQ, translated from the coding sequence ATGCGTACTCTAGAAAGCATTGCACTGATCGTTGTTTTGTTGATGGTAGGTTGCGCTACGGCCTCACCGGTACAGATGGCGGATAAAAGTGCCTCAGATTTTGAAGGTGCGGTCTATGGGGGTGAGGTCCACTTTGTCAGCGAGGACATGCCAGGCAGTGTGAAGTATCGAATCTTTCATCAAGGGGCCTTGCTCTTTACGTCTGTGCAGTCCGTTAGAGGCAGTGCGACGCAGAGGACAGAAGCCTTTTGCGCCAGAAATGGGAAAGTGCCTCAGGTGATTACGGAGCAGACATCGACGCCTCCGCACATTCTGGGAAATTTCCCCAGAATTGAACTCGTTTTTGTCTGTGTGAATGACCCCAAGACAGCACCTGCTTCCGTGAGCAAAGACGTGATGTACGAGCGTCTGAAGACGTTGAAGTCACTGTTGGATAGTGGAACGATCACCCAGCAAGAATTTGACGTAGAAAAGAAGACGATTCTATCCCAATGA
- a CDS encoding DUF4145 domain-containing protein: MSYEDVFSPKYFLPSPRLIDIPVNAPAKVVSELEQAFVASWSDYASAGNRIRAAIERLLDSLRVQRLTVNVKGKREPINLHNRISKIKGKHTAAHDSLIAIKWIGNAGSHSNALTREAVFDALDIFESVLAGLYSKHPSVITRLVKSVNARKGPARKRK; encoded by the coding sequence ATGTCATATGAAGATGTCTTTTCTCCGAAGTACTTTCTGCCATCGCCACGACTAATCGACATTCCAGTAAACGCTCCAGCAAAGGTTGTTTCTGAATTGGAGCAAGCATTTGTCGCTTCTTGGAGCGACTACGCATCCGCTGGAAATCGCATCCGCGCTGCCATCGAGCGGCTATTAGATTCACTACGCGTTCAAAGGCTAACTGTTAACGTCAAGGGTAAGCGCGAGCCAATCAATCTTCATAATCGTATTTCCAAGATCAAGGGGAAGCATACGGCTGCCCATGACTCCCTTATTGCGATCAAGTGGATAGGCAACGCCGGTAGTCATTCTAATGCGCTGACTCGTGAGGCTGTCTTCGACGCGCTCGACATCTTTGAGTCCGTGTTGGCAGGTCTTTACTCTAAGCATCCCAGTGTTATTACTCGTTTAGTCAAATCGGTGAATGCACGCAAGGGGCCAGCACGAAAGCGAAAATGA
- a CDS encoding RnfABCDGE type electron transport complex subunit D, producing MILDRVKTHFSSLDPRLYQIASLSTLLLYGLLWLHFDVSPWQIVVTLGTALLTQYAGTRYYNLPVFDPRSPLISALSLCLLLRTDHLAIAALAACIAIASKFLIRWKDKHLFNPTNLALVLILSGGFGWISAGQWGQVAWFGFLIVCLGSLVVTRAARADVTLGFLGFYVGLLFARAFWLGDPLTIPLHQIESGALLIFAFFMISDPKTTPDSRAGRIVFALIVAFAALYVQFGLFQPNGPLWGLIVCSLLVPFLDYLLPGVRYNWSRPTTGQSSVPVPLTLSLQPQRRFS from the coding sequence ATGATCCTAGACCGAGTTAAAACCCACTTCTCCTCTCTCGACCCCCGCCTCTACCAAATTGCCAGCCTGAGCACCCTGCTGCTGTATGGCCTCCTCTGGCTGCACTTCGATGTATCCCCATGGCAAATCGTTGTCACACTCGGCACTGCCTTGCTGACCCAATATGCCGGCACGCGCTACTACAACCTGCCTGTCTTCGATCCCCGCAGCCCGCTCATCTCCGCCCTCTCCCTCTGCCTGCTCCTCCGCACCGACCACCTCGCCATTGCCGCCTTGGCGGCCTGTATCGCGATTGCCAGCAAGTTCCTCATCCGCTGGAAGGACAAGCACCTCTTCAATCCCACCAACCTGGCGCTGGTCCTCATACTCTCCGGCGGGTTTGGCTGGATTTCGGCGGGACAATGGGGGCAGGTCGCCTGGTTCGGCTTTCTCATCGTCTGTCTCGGCAGCCTCGTCGTGACCCGCGCGGCGCGGGCTGATGTCACGCTGGGATTCTTAGGGTTCTATGTCGGGCTACTGTTTGCACGAGCATTCTGGCTGGGCGATCCCCTGACCATTCCACTCCATCAAATCGAAAGCGGCGCGCTCCTCATCTTTGCCTTCTTCATGATCTCGGACCCGAAGACCACGCCGGACTCCAGAGCGGGTCGAATCGTCTTCGCGCTGATCGTCGCCTTCGCGGCTCTCTACGTGCAGTTCGGCCTGTTCCAACCCAACGGCCCGCTCTGGGGGCTGATTGTCTGTTCCCTACTGGTGCCATTTTTGGACTACTTGCTCCCCGGTGTTCGTTACAACTGGTCCCGCCCAACAACGGGCCAGTCCTCTGTGCCTGTTCCGCTGACATTGTCCCTTCAACCACAAAGGAGGTTCTCATGA
- a CDS encoding DUF2330 domain-containing protein, protein MRRIIVPTFTFLIGLLIWSSDASAFCGFYVGKADTKLFNKASEVVIARHDNKTVLTMANDFTGEVKEFAMVVPVPTILEKEQIHVGDATVLKHLADYSAPRLVEYFDENPCLRYAMEERSMDALKSMAPASVGKAERQRALGVTVEAQYTVGEYDILILSAKESSGMETWLTENGYRIPVGASSVLQSYLKQGMKFFVAKVNLDEQTKQGLTHLRPLQIAFESPKFMLPIRLGTVNADGAQELFIYFLTKQGRVETTNYRTVRLPEAQEIPLYVKDKFGDFYRDLFTQQVKRESERGVFMEYAWDMNWCDPCAANPLSVEELRGIGVFWQETTGRMGKGMGQAQNVFLTRLHVRYDAAHFPEDLTFQETSDRSNFQARYILRHPWTGQDDCAAATAYRQQLRERYEKEAQTLATLTGWNIGEIRRTMNIQTASAPSDKRWYKNLWAH, encoded by the coding sequence ATGAGACGCATCATTGTTCCGACATTTACATTCCTGATAGGCCTGCTGATCTGGAGCAGCGACGCTTCCGCCTTTTGCGGCTTCTATGTCGGAAAGGCCGACACGAAACTCTTCAACAAGGCCTCAGAAGTCGTGATCGCACGCCACGACAACAAGACGGTCCTCACGATGGCGAATGATTTCACAGGCGAGGTGAAGGAGTTCGCGATGGTGGTGCCGGTCCCGACGATCTTGGAGAAGGAACAGATCCACGTCGGCGATGCGACGGTCTTAAAACACCTGGCTGACTATTCGGCGCCAAGACTGGTCGAATATTTCGATGAAAATCCCTGCCTGCGCTATGCAATGGAGGAACGCAGCATGGACGCCCTCAAAAGCATGGCACCGGCCTCGGTTGGAAAAGCTGAACGGCAGCGTGCCCTGGGCGTCACGGTCGAGGCGCAATATACCGTCGGCGAATACGACATCCTGATCCTCTCCGCAAAGGAAAGTAGCGGGATGGAAACCTGGCTGACCGAAAACGGTTATCGTATTCCCGTCGGCGCATCGTCTGTACTGCAGAGCTATCTGAAACAGGGGATGAAGTTCTTTGTGGCGAAAGTGAACCTGGACGAGCAAACCAAGCAGGGCCTCACCCATTTGCGGCCACTGCAGATCGCCTTCGAGTCGCCGAAATTCATGTTGCCGATCCGCCTCGGCACGGTGAATGCGGATGGGGCGCAGGAACTCTTCATATACTTCCTGACGAAACAGGGCCGCGTTGAAACCACGAACTATCGGACTGTGCGTCTGCCTGAAGCACAGGAGATTCCGCTCTACGTAAAAGACAAGTTTGGCGACTTCTATCGCGATCTCTTTACGCAACAAGTGAAGCGGGAAAGTGAGCGCGGTGTGTTTATGGAATATGCCTGGGACATGAACTGGTGCGATCCCTGCGCAGCCAATCCTCTGTCCGTCGAGGAACTTCGCGGAATCGGCGTATTCTGGCAAGAGACGACCGGACGGATGGGTAAGGGCATGGGCCAGGCACAGAACGTCTTTCTCACCAGGCTGCATGTCCGTTACGATGCGGCACATTTTCCGGAAGACCTCACGTTCCAGGAAACATCGGATCGGTCAAACTTCCAGGCCCGCTACATCCTGCGTCATCCCTGGACCGGTCAGGATGACTGTGCGGCAGCGACCGCCTACCGGCAGCAGCTCCGCGAGCGCTATGAGAAGGAAGCACAGACGCTGGCGACATTGACCGGTTGGAACATCGGAGAGATCCGCCGGACGATGAACATTCAAACGGCCTCAGCCCCGAGCGACAAGAGGTGGTATAAAAATCTGTGGGCACACTGA
- a CDS encoding DUF3015 family protein: MTQRTVWALFPVLLLLASGCTLKATVKETTDTTSNVTGTTSGRTWWNEDGLLHPEHKLTAFLALNEANVEQDLARGRGEYVTSLGALLGLPDDQQASFHSKAQKNFEALTTTDRDTQIQQVRMLAR; encoded by the coding sequence ATGACACAACGTACTGTTTGGGCCCTATTTCCGGTACTTCTGTTGTTGGCCTCCGGCTGCACACTCAAAGCCACCGTCAAGGAAACGACCGATACCACCTCCAACGTGACAGGGACAACGTCCGGCCGCACCTGGTGGAATGAAGACGGGCTCCTGCATCCCGAGCATAAACTCACGGCCTTTCTGGCCCTGAACGAGGCCAATGTAGAGCAGGATCTGGCACGAGGGCGTGGGGAATATGTGACGTCGCTGGGCGCACTTCTAGGACTACCTGACGACCAGCAGGCCTCCTTTCACAGCAAGGCGCAGAAGAACTTCGAGGCGCTCACCACCACCGATCGAGACACCCAGATCCAACAAGTACGGATGCTGGCTCGCTAG
- a CDS encoding universal stress protein, with protein sequence MLSFRQIFHPTDFSAAESSAFAHALKLTCLVQGELTMMHVDPTVGRKDFEDFPRIRPLLARWGVLPEGSSKSDVVNLGIQIKRVRAVADHATDAILQQLMAHPSDLLVLSTHQRDGFARLTHKAVAEPLSRKTQTKTLFVPTGVEGFVSTETGKINLTRVLIPIVHTPHPQPAIDLAAELASALGSEKVLFELVHLGKEDDLPKFTKPERPGWSWETLAAKGDPVEWILAAGAEFDVDLIVMMTEGHNSLFDLLRGSTTERVVRGARCPLLAIPA encoded by the coding sequence ATGCTCTCATTTCGACAAATTTTTCATCCCACCGACTTCTCCGCCGCAGAGTCGTCTGCATTCGCCCATGCTCTCAAACTCACCTGCCTCGTACAGGGCGAGCTGACGATGATGCATGTCGACCCCACGGTTGGGCGCAAAGACTTCGAAGACTTCCCTCGCATCCGGCCGCTCCTCGCTCGATGGGGAGTCTTGCCGGAAGGCAGCTCGAAAAGCGATGTCGTGAATTTGGGGATCCAGATCAAACGAGTCCGCGCCGTCGCAGACCATGCCACAGACGCCATCCTCCAGCAGTTGATGGCCCACCCCTCAGACCTGTTAGTGCTGTCGACGCACCAGCGAGATGGCTTCGCTCGACTCACACACAAGGCCGTAGCCGAACCCTTATCGCGCAAGACTCAGACCAAAACGCTCTTTGTCCCGACCGGCGTCGAAGGGTTCGTCTCAACGGAGACGGGCAAGATCAACCTCACCCGCGTGCTGATCCCCATCGTCCATACGCCGCACCCGCAACCGGCCATCGATCTTGCCGCAGAACTGGCGAGTGCGTTGGGCAGCGAGAAGGTCTTATTCGAACTGGTGCATCTTGGAAAAGAGGACGATCTCCCGAAATTCACCAAGCCCGAGCGCCCAGGCTGGTCGTGGGAGACCCTCGCCGCCAAGGGCGATCCGGTTGAGTGGATCCTAGCGGCGGGAGCGGAGTTCGACGTAGACCTGATCGTGATGATGACGGAAGGCCACAACAGCCTGTTCGACCTGCTTCGCGGCAGCACCACCGAGCGGGTGGTCCGTGGGGCCCGTTGTCCCCTGCTCGCAATACCTGCCTAG